A DNA window from Comamonas fluminis contains the following coding sequences:
- a CDS encoding PaaI family thioesterase, translated as MQTGSVPQSTDFVARVQQSFAKQGAMQTLGAQLTRVELGAVDICLDWAQGLTQQHGFLHAGMVSTALDSACGYAGLTQMPADAAVLTIEFKINLLAPAKGQRFRMEGRVIKPGRTIVVTEGRAYAIDNGQEKLIATMGCTLMCLRDRDGLNN; from the coding sequence ATGCAAACTGGCTCTGTACCGCAATCGACTGATTTTGTGGCTCGTGTTCAGCAGAGCTTTGCCAAACAAGGCGCAATGCAGACTCTGGGAGCCCAGTTGACGCGCGTGGAGCTGGGGGCTGTGGATATCTGCCTGGACTGGGCGCAAGGCCTGACGCAGCAGCACGGTTTTCTGCATGCAGGCATGGTTTCGACGGCGCTGGACTCTGCCTGTGGCTATGCGGGTCTTACCCAGATGCCTGCCGATGCCGCAGTGCTCACCATTGAATTCAAGATCAATCTGCTGGCACCGGCAAAAGGCCAGCGGTTTCGCATGGAAGGTCGCGTCATCAAGCCCGGGCGCACGATTGTGGTGACCGAGGGGCGTGCCTATGCCATCGACAACGGCCAGGAAAAGCTGATTGCCACCATGGGCTGCACACTGATGTGTCTGCGCGACAGAGATGGACTGAACAACTGA
- a CDS encoding isovaleryl-CoA dehydrogenase has translation MSLANLPGLNFQLGEDIDALRDAVREFAQSEIAPRAAEIDRNDQFPMDLWRKFGDLGVLGITVSEQYGGADMGYLAHMVAMEEISRASASVGLSYGAHSNLCVNQINRNGNEAQKAKYLPKLISGEHVGALAMSEPGAGSDVISMKLKAEDKGGYYLLNGSKMWITNGPDADTLVVYAKSEPEMGARGITAFLIEKGMKGFSIAQKLDKLGMRGSHTGELVFQNVEVPAENILGGLNNGAKVLMSGLDYERAVLTGGPLGIMQSVMDNVVPYIHDRKQFGQSIGEFQLIQGKVADMYTVLQAGRSFAYTVAKNLDLLGTDHVRQVRKDCASVILWCAEKATWMAGEGVQIYGGNGYINEYPLGRLWRDAKLYEIGAGTSEIRRMLIGRELFAETC, from the coding sequence ATGAGCCTTGCCAACCTGCCCGGACTGAATTTCCAGCTTGGAGAAGATATCGATGCTCTGCGTGATGCAGTGCGTGAGTTTGCCCAGAGCGAGATTGCTCCGCGTGCGGCTGAGATCGATCGCAATGACCAGTTCCCCATGGACCTGTGGCGCAAGTTTGGTGACCTGGGCGTGCTGGGCATCACGGTGTCTGAGCAGTACGGCGGAGCCGATATGGGCTATCTGGCCCATATGGTCGCGATGGAAGAAATCTCGCGTGCTAGCGCTTCCGTAGGTCTGTCCTATGGCGCACACAGCAATCTGTGCGTGAATCAGATCAATCGCAACGGCAATGAAGCCCAGAAGGCCAAGTACCTGCCCAAGCTCATCAGCGGCGAACATGTGGGCGCGCTGGCCATGAGCGAGCCTGGCGCTGGCTCCGACGTCATCAGCATGAAGCTCAAGGCGGAAGACAAGGGTGGTTATTACCTGCTCAACGGCAGCAAGATGTGGATTACCAACGGCCCGGACGCCGACACGCTGGTGGTCTATGCCAAGAGCGAGCCGGAAATGGGCGCGCGTGGCATAACAGCCTTTCTGATCGAGAAGGGCATGAAGGGTTTTTCCATTGCCCAAAAGCTCGACAAGCTGGGAATGCGCGGCAGTCACACGGGAGAACTGGTCTTTCAGAACGTGGAAGTGCCTGCCGAAAACATTCTGGGTGGCCTGAATAACGGTGCCAAGGTGCTGATGAGCGGCCTTGATTACGAGCGCGCCGTGCTGACTGGCGGGCCGCTGGGCATCATGCAGTCAGTGATGGATAACGTCGTTCCCTATATCCACGATCGCAAGCAGTTTGGCCAGAGCATTGGTGAGTTTCAGCTCATCCAAGGCAAGGTGGCTGATATGTACACCGTGCTGCAAGCGGGCCGATCTTTCGCCTATACGGTGGCTAAAAATCTCGATCTGCTGGGAACTGACCATGTTCGCCAGGTTCGTAAAGACTGCGCCAGCGTCATTCTGTGGTGTGCCGAGAAGGCAACCTGGATGGCTGGCGAAGGTGTACAAATCTATGGCGGCAATGGGTATATCAACGAGTATCCGCTCGGCCGCCTGTGGCGAGATGCGAAACTCTACGAGATTGGTGCTGGCACCAGCGAAATTCGTCGCATGTTGATCGGGCGCGAATTGTTTGCTGAAACCTGCTGA
- the can gene encoding carbonate dehydratase codes for MTTTSIEDLFVHNREWADQMERDRPGFFTGLMAQQKPKYMWIGCSDSRVPANQITGLEPGEVFVHRNVANVVVPSDLNCLSTIQYSVDHLKIEHLMVVGHYGCGGVYAALNNLRLGLVDNWTRHVRDVRDKHVKLLEGISTQFRHDALCELNAIEQVVNVAQSTVMQDAWARGQKVTLHGWCYSLKNGHITNLEMTLPDVAGLEETYNLAVEKVATRKRD; via the coding sequence ATGACAACGACCTCCATCGAAGACCTGTTTGTCCATAACCGTGAATGGGCAGACCAGATGGAGCGTGATCGTCCTGGTTTCTTTACCGGACTGATGGCGCAGCAAAAGCCCAAATACATGTGGATCGGCTGTTCGGACAGCCGCGTTCCCGCCAACCAGATCACCGGTCTGGAACCTGGTGAAGTGTTTGTGCACCGTAACGTGGCCAATGTGGTGGTGCCCAGCGATCTGAACTGCCTGTCCACCATCCAGTACTCGGTTGACCACCTGAAGATCGAGCACCTGATGGTGGTCGGTCACTACGGCTGCGGCGGTGTGTATGCCGCGCTGAACAACCTGCGTCTGGGTCTGGTGGATAACTGGACCCGTCACGTGCGCGATGTGCGCGACAAGCACGTCAAACTGCTGGAAGGCATTTCCACCCAGTTCCGCCACGATGCGCTGTGCGAGCTGAACGCCATCGAGCAGGTGGTCAACGTGGCGCAGTCCACCGTGATGCAGGACGCCTGGGCGCGTGGCCAGAAGGTTACGCTGCACGGCTGGTGCTACAGCCTCAAGAACGGCCACATCACCAATCTGGAGATGACTCTGCCCGATGTGGCAGGTCTGGAAGAAACCTACAACCTGGCTGTCGAAAAGGTCGCAACGCGCAAGCGTGACTGA
- the aceK gene encoding bifunctional isocitrate dehydrogenase kinase/phosphatase, translating into MFPQRLDAPQAYAIAQALMHGFNLHYRMFSAEAARAKQRFEAMDWQGQQQAQRERIEFYDLQVRACIQRLEDEFSASQQSMAVWQQVKLHYIGLMVDHLQPELAETFFNSVTTKILHRTHFQNDFIFVRPAVSTEYLENTQAGAIPTYRAYYPGTLAQLEDSLQALFEQLQLECAFEDLARDVHLLAERIRSRLAGLTLRPNFQIQVLSSLFYRNKGAYLVGKLITGYTELPLAIPILHGAQGQLILHAALFGEDDLHALFSFARAYFMVHMEVPSAYVGFLHSLMPRKPKAEIYNALGLAKQGKTLFYRDFLHHLRHSSDQLRIAPGIKGLVMLVFDLPSFPYVFKLIKDRIASSKNVTRSQVKAKYQLVKRHDRGGRMADTMEYSLVAFPKDRFSDELLAELQAQAPEQIEISDRDGDGQVEVIISHLYIERRLVPLNLFLMECLADADTKPERRAAMERAILEYGNAIKDLVATNIFPGDMLWKNFGVTRGGKVVFYDYDEIEYLTDCNFRNVPEPRNEEEEMSGEIWYSVSPGDVFPETFGPFLLGHPAVRDIFMRHHADLLEADFWRGHQGRIRDGQIIDVFPYERSRFLHAGDEGLQTQTCNAFTHSPA; encoded by the coding sequence ATGTTTCCGCAACGACTGGACGCCCCGCAGGCCTATGCCATTGCACAGGCCTTGATGCATGGCTTCAATCTGCACTACCGCATGTTCAGTGCAGAAGCGGCCCGCGCCAAGCAGCGCTTTGAGGCCATGGACTGGCAGGGCCAGCAGCAAGCCCAGCGCGAACGCATAGAGTTCTACGATTTGCAGGTGCGTGCCTGCATTCAGCGGCTGGAAGATGAGTTTTCCGCCAGCCAGCAAAGCATGGCGGTGTGGCAGCAGGTCAAGCTGCACTACATCGGCTTGATGGTGGACCATCTGCAGCCCGAGCTGGCTGAGACCTTCTTCAACTCGGTCACCACCAAAATTCTGCACCGCACGCACTTCCAGAACGACTTCATCTTTGTGCGGCCCGCTGTCAGCACCGAGTATCTGGAAAACACGCAGGCCGGTGCCATACCCACCTATCGCGCCTATTACCCCGGCACGCTGGCCCAGCTTGAGGACAGTCTGCAGGCCTTGTTTGAGCAATTGCAGCTTGAATGCGCGTTTGAAGACCTGGCGCGTGATGTGCACCTGCTGGCCGAGCGCATTCGCAGCAGGCTGGCAGGCCTGACGCTGCGGCCCAATTTCCAGATACAGGTGCTCTCCAGCCTGTTCTATCGCAACAAGGGCGCCTATCTGGTGGGCAAGCTCATCACCGGCTATACCGAGTTGCCGCTGGCCATTCCCATCCTGCATGGCGCGCAGGGGCAGCTCATTCTGCACGCCGCCCTGTTTGGCGAAGACGATCTGCATGCGCTGTTCAGCTTCGCCCGCGCCTATTTCATGGTGCATATGGAGGTGCCCAGCGCCTATGTGGGCTTTTTGCACAGCCTCATGCCGCGCAAGCCCAAGGCCGAGATCTATAACGCGCTGGGGCTGGCCAAGCAGGGCAAGACGTTGTTTTACCGAGATTTTCTGCACCATCTGCGCCATTCCAGCGACCAGTTGCGCATTGCCCCTGGCATCAAGGGGCTGGTCATGCTGGTGTTTGACCTGCCCAGCTTCCCCTACGTCTTCAAGCTCATCAAGGACCGCATCGCCAGCAGCAAGAACGTCACGCGCTCTCAGGTCAAAGCCAAGTACCAACTGGTCAAACGGCATGACCGTGGCGGGCGCATGGCAGACACCATGGAATACAGCCTGGTGGCCTTTCCCAAAGACCGCTTCAGCGATGAACTACTGGCCGAGTTGCAGGCGCAGGCACCCGAGCAGATCGAGATCAGCGACCGCGATGGAGACGGGCAGGTGGAAGTCATCATCAGTCACCTCTACATCGAGCGGCGACTGGTGCCACTGAACCTGTTTCTGATGGAATGCCTGGCGGACGCCGATACCAAGCCGGAGCGCCGCGCCGCCATGGAGCGGGCCATTCTGGAATATGGCAATGCCATCAAGGATCTGGTGGCCACCAACATCTTTCCGGGGGACATGCTGTGGAAGAACTTTGGCGTCACACGCGGCGGCAAAGTGGTCTTCTATGACTATGACGAAATTGAGTACCTGACAGACTGCAACTTCCGCAACGTGCCCGAGCCGCGCAATGAGGAAGAGGAGATGTCGGGCGAGATCTGGTATTCCGTCTCTCCCGGCGATGTTTTCCCGGAAACCTTTGGCCCATTTCTGCTGGGCCACCCTGCCGTGCGCGACATCTTCATGCGCCATCACGCCGACCTGCTGGAGGCCGACTTCTGGCGCGGCCATCAGGGCCGCATTCGTGATGGCCAGATCATCGACGTCTTCCCCTACGAGCGCAGCCGCTTTCTGCATGCGGGCGACGAGGGGCTGCAGACACAGACTTGCAACGCTTTTACTCATAGCCCGGCCTGA
- a CDS encoding acetyl-CoA C-acyltransferase has product MHQDPVVIVSAARTPMGAFQGDFSDLAAHDLGGAAIQAAVERAGIKPELVEEVLFGNCLMAGQGQAPARQAGFKGGLPQSTGAVTLSKMCGAGMEATILAHDQLIAGSREVMIAGGMESMTNAPYLLKKGRGGYRMGHDKIFDHMMLDGLEDAYEPGRSMGTFGEDCAAKYQFTREAQDAFAIASVQRAQEAAKSGAFDAEITPVTVKTRKGDVTVSVDEGPAKAKLDKITSLKPAFKKDGTITAASSSSINDGAAAMVLMRESTAKQLGCKPLARIVSHATFAQAPEWFTTAPVGATEKALKKAGWKVEDVDLWEINEAFAVVPMALMADLKVPHDKVNVNGGACALGHPIGASGARILVTLLHALKTRGKKKGLATLCIGGGEATAMAVELI; this is encoded by the coding sequence ATGCATCAAGATCCCGTCGTCATCGTCAGCGCAGCCCGCACGCCCATGGGCGCATTCCAAGGCGATTTTTCCGACCTCGCAGCCCATGACCTGGGCGGCGCAGCCATTCAGGCTGCCGTAGAGCGTGCAGGCATCAAGCCCGAGTTGGTGGAGGAAGTACTGTTTGGCAACTGCCTGATGGCGGGCCAGGGCCAGGCGCCTGCGCGTCAGGCGGGCTTCAAGGGCGGGCTGCCGCAATCCACGGGCGCAGTCACCCTGTCAAAAATGTGCGGCGCTGGCATGGAGGCCACCATCCTGGCCCACGACCAGCTGATTGCCGGCAGCCGCGAGGTGATGATTGCGGGCGGCATGGAAAGCATGACCAATGCGCCTTATCTGCTGAAGAAGGGGCGCGGCGGCTACCGCATGGGTCACGACAAGATTTTTGACCACATGATGCTCGACGGTTTGGAAGACGCCTACGAACCAGGCCGCTCCATGGGCACCTTTGGTGAAGACTGCGCAGCCAAGTACCAGTTCACCCGCGAGGCGCAGGACGCCTTTGCCATTGCCAGCGTGCAGCGCGCGCAGGAAGCCGCCAAGAGCGGTGCGTTCGACGCTGAAATCACCCCCGTCACCGTCAAGACCCGGAAGGGCGATGTGACCGTGAGCGTGGACGAAGGCCCGGCCAAGGCCAAGCTGGACAAGATCACCAGCCTCAAGCCCGCGTTCAAGAAGGATGGCACCATCACCGCCGCTTCCAGCTCCAGCATCAACGACGGCGCCGCCGCCATGGTGCTGATGCGTGAATCCACCGCCAAGCAACTGGGCTGCAAGCCGCTGGCGCGCATCGTCTCGCACGCCACTTTTGCGCAAGCGCCCGAGTGGTTCACGACGGCCCCCGTCGGCGCCACTGAAAAGGCACTGAAGAAGGCGGGCTGGAAGGTGGAGGACGTGGACCTGTGGGAAATCAACGAAGCCTTTGCCGTGGTGCCCATGGCGCTGATGGCGGACCTGAAAGTGCCGCACGATAAGGTCAATGTGAACGGCGGCGCCTGTGCACTGGGCCACCCCATTGGTGCCAGCGGCGCCCGCATTCTGGTGACGCTGCTGCACGCGCTCAAAACCCGTGGCAAGAAGAAAGGCCTGGCGACGCTGTGCATCGGCGGCGGCGAGGCAACAGCCATGGCGGTGGAGCTGATCTGA
- a CDS encoding DUF695 domain-containing protein, with the protein MSADIDQDDGQTVVPLSDPQAETFWREFSRQLPQLQTLDGQGFVMEANELLHNYAPGLSIELEGVAKEAGSKLVISAHGNTAEFENAQVLVRNAPQLQNFTVQAYRSRTLGADFGMRMEDFELTSSDVLVGYYDAGGITGLELAFAKPIPSDMMGHAQHMSFIMLDHVLGEWDFSVRVGPVEFVEEITNGLNGPVKLSEFPAVFDAFVRQTLGRTYEYPQEQDSRWLSLEVRARDTDEDAPPDILSFHDSANAVATRADLSYFLEWRLSFDSQEQLDQVRDVQDALDTELAHHQRGILVFTRVENMSSRVAAFYVDDPAHAQQLAQQLAAKHAKGIKAELNLSFDPAWNEYLSLYGAIHRRGEDA; encoded by the coding sequence ATGAGCGCAGACATTGACCAAGACGACGGCCAGACCGTGGTTCCCCTGAGTGACCCGCAGGCCGAGACATTCTGGCGGGAGTTTTCCCGGCAACTGCCCCAGCTGCAAACTCTGGATGGGCAAGGCTTTGTAATGGAAGCCAACGAGCTGCTGCACAACTATGCGCCGGGCCTGTCGATAGAGCTGGAAGGCGTGGCGAAGGAAGCTGGCTCCAAGCTGGTGATCTCGGCCCATGGCAACACGGCAGAGTTCGAAAACGCTCAGGTGCTGGTGCGCAACGCCCCCCAACTGCAGAACTTCACCGTGCAGGCCTACCGCAGTCGCACGCTGGGTGCGGACTTTGGCATGCGCATGGAAGACTTTGAGCTGACCAGCTCCGACGTGCTGGTGGGCTATTACGACGCAGGCGGCATCACCGGGCTGGAGCTGGCCTTTGCCAAGCCCATCCCTTCGGACATGATGGGCCATGCCCAGCATATGTCCTTCATCATGCTCGACCATGTGCTGGGCGAGTGGGACTTCTCGGTGCGCGTGGGGCCGGTGGAGTTTGTCGAAGAAATCACAAACGGCCTGAACGGGCCAGTGAAGCTCTCAGAGTTCCCGGCGGTTTTTGATGCGTTTGTGCGCCAGACGCTGGGCCGCACCTACGAATATCCGCAGGAGCAGGACAGCCGCTGGCTGTCGCTGGAAGTGCGTGCCCGCGATACCGATGAGGACGCACCGCCCGATATTCTGAGTTTTCATGACTCGGCCAACGCCGTGGCTACGCGGGCCGATCTGTCCTACTTTCTGGAATGGCGTCTTTCCTTCGACAGCCAGGAACAGCTGGATCAGGTGCGTGATGTGCAGGACGCGCTGGATACCGAGCTGGCGCACCACCAGCGCGGCATTCTGGTCTTCACCCGTGTGGAGAACATGAGCAGCCGCGTGGCCGCTTTCTATGTAGACGACCCGGCGCACGCCCAGCAACTGGCACAGCAGCTTGCTGCCAAGCATGCCAAGGGCATCAAGGCCGAGCTGAACCTGAGCTTTGACCCCGCCTGGAATGAATATCTGTCGCTGTACGGCGCGATTCACCGCAGAGGCGAAGACGCATGA
- a CDS encoding MSMEG_1061 family FMN-dependent PPOX-type flavoprotein — protein MIQSHEQLRQLYSEPAERALLKQQLELDRYCLRFIALSPFVVMATGGANGSLLDASPRGGKPGFVKAPDAQTLLIPDAGGNNRLDSLSNLIDDPRLGLLFFVPGFDETLRVNGTAQLRDEAHYTALFASDHFRPRLVIEVNVQEAYLHCAKALMRSRLWSAEAQVPRKVMPTLNQMIQSQLGMTGEPESQELMMARYGAVIAAEQGKQN, from the coding sequence ATGATCCAGTCGCATGAACAGTTGCGCCAGCTTTATTCAGAGCCTGCAGAGCGTGCCTTGCTCAAGCAGCAACTGGAGCTGGATCGCTACTGCCTGCGTTTCATCGCCTTGTCGCCGTTTGTGGTCATGGCCACAGGCGGCGCCAACGGCAGCCTGCTCGATGCCTCGCCGCGAGGCGGCAAGCCCGGTTTCGTCAAGGCGCCCGATGCCCAGACGCTGCTGATTCCCGATGCCGGCGGCAACAACCGGCTGGACAGCCTGAGCAATCTGATTGACGACCCGCGTCTGGGCCTGCTGTTTTTTGTGCCCGGCTTTGATGAAACCCTGCGCGTCAACGGCACGGCCCAGCTGCGTGATGAGGCGCATTACACAGCGCTGTTTGCCAGCGACCATTTCCGCCCCAGGCTGGTCATTGAGGTGAACGTGCAGGAAGCCTATCTGCACTGCGCCAAGGCCTTGATGCGCTCACGCCTGTGGAGTGCCGAGGCCCAGGTGCCGCGCAAGGTCATGCCCACGCTCAACCAGATGATCCAGTCGCAGCTGGGCATGACGGGCGAGCCAGAGTCGCAGGAGCTGATGATGGCCCGCTATGGCGCGGTGATTGCGGCTGAGCAAGGCAAACAAAATTAA
- a CDS encoding SDR family oxidoreductase, with the protein MSLILILGASRGLGKALTQAYLEQGHRVIATVRKAQDMAELQSMGAEVLQIDLASPASVSGLAWQLDGEAIDLALYVAGIWDGHAAGVPPTQPQFDAVMHSNVLGFMQALPQIAPMVQEAGGVIAAFSSEMSLPAQADENAWLYRVSKAALNMAVASACQHWPGLTLLALDPGWVQTEMGGASAPITVEKSVQGLMQALEQVRPEDRGSLLRYDGTSTRLLDA; encoded by the coding sequence ATGTCTTTGATACTGATTCTGGGGGCCTCTCGCGGGCTGGGCAAGGCTTTGACGCAGGCCTATCTGGAGCAGGGCCATCGCGTCATTGCCACGGTGCGCAAGGCGCAGGACATGGCCGAGCTGCAGTCCATGGGGGCCGAGGTTCTGCAGATTGATCTGGCCAGCCCCGCCAGCGTCAGCGGCCTGGCCTGGCAGCTGGATGGCGAGGCCATTGATCTGGCGCTTTACGTTGCAGGCATCTGGGATGGTCATGCCGCAGGCGTGCCGCCCACACAGCCGCAGTTCGATGCGGTCATGCACAGCAATGTGCTGGGCTTTATGCAGGCGCTGCCGCAGATTGCGCCCATGGTGCAGGAGGCGGGTGGCGTCATCGCTGCTTTTTCCAGCGAAATGTCGCTGCCGGCGCAGGCCGATGAAAACGCCTGGCTTTACCGCGTCAGCAAGGCCGCGCTCAATATGGCCGTGGCATCAGCCTGCCAGCACTGGCCGGGCCTGACGCTGCTGGCGCTGGACCCCGGCTGGGTGCAGACCGAAATGGGCGGGGCATCCGCCCCCATCACCGTAGAGAAAAGCGTGCAGGGCCTGATGCAGGCGCTGGAGCAAGTGCGCCCCGAAGACCGCGGCAGCCTGCTGCGCTATGACGGCACAAGCACCAGACTTTTAGATGCCTAG
- a CDS encoding acyl-CoA dehydrogenase family protein, with amino-acid sequence MLLNQDQEMIRDAVRDFVREQITPHAARWDKDHHFPKDVHQGLAALGAYGICVPEELGGAGMNYLSLALVLEEIAAGDGGTSTVISVTNCPVNAILMKYGNAQQQEQWLRPLAQGQMLGAFCLTEPHVGSDASALRTTAIRDGGDYVINGVKQFITSGKNGDVAIVIAVTDKAAGKKGMSAFIVPTSNPGYQVARLEDKLGQHSSDTAQINFENCRIPAANLIGAEGEGYKIALSALEGGRIGIAAQSVGMARAAFECALQYSKERESFGQPIFNHQAVGFRLAECATQIEAARQLIWHAASLRDAGLPCLKEAAMAKLFASEMAERVCSMAIQTLGGYGVVNDFPVERIYRDVRVCQIYEGTSDVQKILIQRALA; translated from the coding sequence ATGCTGCTGAACCAGGACCAGGAAATGATCCGCGACGCCGTGCGCGACTTTGTGCGCGAGCAGATTACCCCCCACGCTGCGCGCTGGGACAAGGACCATCACTTTCCCAAGGATGTGCACCAGGGCCTGGCCGCGCTGGGCGCCTATGGTATCTGCGTGCCTGAGGAGCTGGGCGGCGCGGGTATGAACTATCTGAGCCTGGCGCTGGTGCTGGAAGAAATTGCCGCAGGCGACGGCGGCACCAGCACCGTCATCAGCGTGACCAACTGCCCGGTCAACGCCATCCTGATGAAATACGGTAACGCCCAGCAGCAGGAGCAATGGCTGCGCCCACTGGCCCAAGGCCAGATGCTGGGCGCCTTCTGCCTGACCGAGCCGCATGTGGGCAGTGATGCATCGGCACTGCGCACCACGGCCATCAGGGATGGTGGCGATTACGTGATCAACGGCGTCAAGCAGTTCATCACCAGCGGCAAAAATGGCGACGTGGCCATTGTCATTGCCGTGACCGACAAGGCGGCGGGCAAGAAAGGCATGAGCGCCTTTATCGTGCCCACCAGCAACCCCGGCTATCAGGTGGCGCGGCTGGAAGACAAGCTAGGCCAGCATTCCAGCGATACAGCGCAGATCAATTTTGAAAACTGCCGCATTCCCGCCGCCAACCTGATTGGTGCGGAGGGCGAGGGTTACAAGATTGCACTGAGCGCGCTGGAAGGCGGGCGCATCGGTATTGCCGCGCAAAGCGTGGGCATGGCGCGTGCGGCATTTGAATGCGCGCTGCAATACAGCAAAGAGCGCGAAAGCTTTGGTCAGCCCATCTTCAATCATCAGGCTGTTGGCTTCAGGCTTGCGGAATGCGCTACGCAAATTGAAGCGGCCCGCCAACTGATCTGGCACGCCGCCAGCCTGCGCGATGCAGGTCTGCCGTGCCTGAAGGAAGCCGCCATGGCCAAGCTGTTTGCCAGCGAAATGGCCGAGCGCGTGTGCAGCATGGCCATCCAGACCCTGGGCGGCTACGGCGTGGTCAACGATTTCCCGGTGGAGCGCATCTACCGCGATGTGCGCGTGTGCCAGATCTACGAAGGCACCAGCGATGTGCAGAAAATCCTGATCCAGCGCGCGCTGGCCTGA
- a CDS encoding DMT family transporter, which produces MSTTDTRRPLDGQAVGLMLLLCLIWSLQQILLKATAQDFSPTLQLALRSGIAAVLVWLYMRFKGERLTLASGIWQPGLLVGVLFALEFVMVGQAVRYTTAGHVVVFLYSAPVFAALGLHLKLPEERLAPLQWFGIALAFGGIAVAFLGQAAQSQGQTSVLGDALALGGALAWGLTTVAIRTTALSSLPATQTLLYQLAVGFVLLGIASVWMGQTTFHSSWPVWASLAFNAVAVCFFSFLVWFSLLRTYLASRLGVFSFLTPILGVVLGAWLLDEPVEPNFALGALLVLAGIVLVSGYRWLVRYLPARKS; this is translated from the coding sequence ATGAGTACCACTGACACCCGGCGACCGCTGGACGGCCAGGCTGTCGGCCTGATGCTGCTGCTGTGCCTGATCTGGAGCCTGCAGCAGATTCTGCTGAAGGCGACGGCGCAGGACTTCTCGCCCACGCTGCAACTGGCGCTGCGCTCTGGCATTGCTGCGGTGCTGGTGTGGCTTTATATGCGCTTCAAGGGTGAGCGGCTGACGCTTGCCAGCGGTATCTGGCAGCCCGGCTTGCTGGTGGGGGTGCTGTTTGCGCTGGAGTTCGTCATGGTCGGGCAGGCCGTGCGCTACACCACGGCCGGGCATGTGGTGGTGTTTCTCTACTCGGCTCCGGTGTTTGCGGCGCTGGGCTTGCACCTGAAACTGCCTGAGGAGCGGCTGGCACCGCTGCAGTGGTTTGGTATTGCGCTGGCTTTTGGCGGGATAGCCGTGGCTTTCTTGGGGCAGGCGGCGCAGAGTCAGGGCCAGACCTCTGTGCTGGGTGATGCACTGGCGCTGGGCGGTGCGCTGGCCTGGGGGCTGACCACGGTGGCGATTCGCACCACGGCGCTATCCAGCCTGCCTGCCACGCAGACCTTGCTGTACCAGCTGGCAGTGGGCTTTGTGCTGCTGGGCATTGCGTCGGTGTGGATGGGGCAGACTACCTTTCATTCCAGCTGGCCGGTGTGGGCTTCTCTGGCTTTCAATGCAGTGGCGGTGTGCTTTTTCAGCTTTCTGGTCTGGTTCAGCCTGCTGCGCACCTATCTGGCATCACGTCTGGGTGTGTTTTCATTTCTGACACCTATTTTGGGCGTGGTGCTGGGAGCCTGGCTGCTGGATGAGCCCGTAGAACCCAACTTTGCGCTGGGGGCGCTGCTGGTGCTGGCAGGCATCGTGCTGGTCAGTGGCTACCGCTGGCTGGTGCGTTATCTGCCTGCTCGCAAAAGCTGA
- a CDS encoding alpha/beta fold hydrolase → MPFAPVNGQNIYYEDTGGRGPVIVFSHGLLMDRSMFDPQIEALQGQFRCISWDERGHGQTADPEHCAPFSYYDSADDLAALLKFLGVDKAVLVGMSQGGYLSLRCALIHPDVVAALVLIDTQAMMEDPELLPHHEALLKAWMEHGLSDDMAATVEHIVLGEGWSGAAQWRAKWKQASPINLGQSFATLALRDDISPRLAEIKVPTLVLHGDKDAAIAPERARAMFKALPNARWVDVAGAGHASNLTHPEPVNAAIQAFLNEQH, encoded by the coding sequence ATGCCTTTTGCCCCAGTCAATGGCCAGAACATCTATTACGAAGACACGGGTGGACGCGGCCCGGTGATTGTGTTCTCGCATGGGCTGCTGATGGACCGCAGCATGTTCGATCCGCAGATTGAAGCCCTGCAGGGGCAGTTTCGCTGCATCAGCTGGGATGAGCGTGGTCATGGCCAGACGGCTGACCCTGAACACTGCGCGCCTTTTAGCTATTACGACAGTGCGGACGATCTGGCAGCGCTGCTCAAATTTCTGGGTGTGGACAAGGCTGTGCTGGTGGGCATGTCGCAAGGCGGCTATCTGTCGCTGCGCTGCGCGCTGATTCACCCTGATGTGGTGGCCGCACTGGTGCTGATAGACACCCAGGCCATGATGGAAGACCCCGAACTGCTGCCCCACCACGAGGCGCTGCTTAAAGCCTGGATGGAGCATGGCCTGTCTGACGACATGGCGGCCACGGTGGAGCACATCGTGCTGGGCGAGGGCTGGAGCGGTGCAGCCCAGTGGCGTGCCAAGTGGAAGCAGGCATCACCCATCAACCTGGGGCAGAGCTTTGCCACGCTAGCGCTGCGCGACGACATCAGCCCGCGTCTGGCCGAGATCAAGGTACCCACGCTGGTCCTTCATGGCGACAAGGACGCAGCCATTGCCCCCGAGCGTGCCCGCGCCATGTTCAAGGCCTTGCCCAATGCGCGCTGGGTGGATGTGGCGGGTGCGGGGCATGCATCGAATCTGACGCACCCAGAGCCGGTCAATGCCGCCATTCAGGCATTTTTGAACGAGCAGCACTGA